CCGAAGGCGGCGATCACCGCTGGTCGAGTAGCGCCGCAGGCGCGTATCGAAACCAGCCCCTCGCTTCACGCCAGCTCGGCCGGCTCGAGCAGCTCCGTCACGAGCGCCGCGATCGCCGAACGCTCGCTGCGGGTGAGGGTGATGTGGCCGAAGAGCGCGTTGCCCTTGAGCGTCTCGATGACGGATGCGACGCCGTCGTGCCGCCCGACGCGCAGGTTGTCGCGCTGGGCCACGTCGTGCGTGAGCACGACGCGCGAGTTCTGCCCGATGCGGCTGAGCACCGTGAGCAGCACGTTCCGCTCGAGCGACTGCGCCTCGTCGACGATCACGAACGCGTCGTGCAGCGAGCGCCCGCGGATGTGCGTGAGCGGCAGCACCTCGAGCATCCCGCGCTCGATGACCTCCTCGAGCACGTTGTCGGAGACGAGGGCGCCGAGGGTGTCGAACACCGCCTGCCCCCACGGGCTCATCTTCTCCTCCTTGTCGCCGGGAAGGTAGCCGAGCTCCTGGCCGCCGACGGCGTAGAGGGGGCGGAACACCATGATCTTGCGGTGCTGCTGCTTCTCGAGCACGGCCTCGAGGCCCGCGCACAGGGCGAGGGCCGACTTGCCGGTGCCCGCGCGGCCTCCGAGCGACACGATGCCGACCTCGGGGTCGAGCAGCAGGTCGATCGCGAGGCGCTGCTCGGCGCTGCGGCCGTGCACGCCGAACACGTCGCGGTCGCCGCGCACGAGCTTGAGCTCGCCCCGACCGGTGACGCGACCGAGGGCCGAGCCGCGGTCGGAGTGGATGACGAGGCTCGTATTGACCGGAAGGTCCTGAACCTGCCGGCTCACGAGGGTCTCGGAGTCGTAGAGCTCGGCCATCTGCTCGGCCGAGATCTCCAGCTCGGCGAGCCCCGTCCATCCGGAGTCGACGGCGAGCTCGGCCCGGTACTCCTCCGCAGCGAGGCCGATCGACGCGGCCTTGACGCGCAGCGGAAGGTCCTTCGAGACGACGACGACGTCGAGCCCGTCGTTAGCGAGGTTCATCGCGACGGCGAGGATGCGCGAGTCGTTGTCGTTCAGCTGCATGCCCGAGGGCAGCACCGACATGTTGGAGTGGTTGAGCTCGACGCGCAGCGTGCCGCCCGCGTCGCCGACCGCGATCGGGAAGTCGAGCCGCTCGTGCTCGACGCGCAGGTCGTCGAGCAGGCGCAGGGCCTGGCGAGCGAAGTAGCCGATCTCCGGGTCGTGGCGTTTCGCCTCGAGCTCGGTGATCACCACGACGGGCAGCACGACGGAGTGCTCCGCGAACCGGTAGAGCGATCGCGGATCCGCGAGCAGCACGGAGGTGTCGAGCACGTAGGTGCGCTCCCCCTGCTTCCGCGTGCGAGCTGCGACGGTCGTGGACTTCTGCTGGGGCTTGTCGAGCGCGGGCACTCCCACTCCATCCCCGGGTGGGATGCCACCCGGATCCTGTCGCGGATCGGCCAGGGGCTCGTCGGTAGCGAACTTGTGTGGCCGCTCCGATCAGGCACGGTGCCTGATGCCCCGACGCTATGCCCGCCCCGCGGCGCACCCCGACCGCGACACGCCCGCGCCTGTTACGGACTCATGAACTCTCAGCGAGCAGCGGATGCGGTGGCGAACGACAGGAGCGCCGAGCGCAGCAGGGTGAGCGAGTCGGCATCCGTCGACACGTGCGCGGACAGGCGCACGGTGCCGCCGCGCGTCGTGACGCTCACGCCGTGGTTGTGGAGCGCGGCCGAGAGCACCGTGAGCTGGTCGGGGTCGGGCTCCACGACGACGATGCCCGCGCGCTCGTTCTCGGCGCGCGGCGAGAGGACGGGCAGGGCGAACTCGTCGGCGACGTCGATGATGTCGCTCACGCGCTGCGCGATGCGCGCGTTGATCTCGGCGACGCCGACCTCGGCGATCTCCTCGAGCGCCGCGGCGAACCGGGCCATCGCGATCCAGTCGGGGTTCGAGACCGTGTAGGCACGCGCATCCGACGCCGGCGCGAGCACCTCGTCGAGCGTCAGACCGACGCGCTCCGACGCCGGGAAGCCCGACCACACGGGCGTGAGGTGGTCGAGCGCGCGGTCGGAGAGCGCGAGGAAGCCCGTGCCCCACCCCGCTCGCACCCACTTCTGGCCGCCCGCGACCACGACATCCGCGACCTCGTAGGGCGCGTCGACGACGCCGAAGCCCTGGATCGCGTCGACGATGAGAAGCCGGTCGCCGATCACCTGGCGCAGGCCCTCGAGGTCGACGAGATGGCCCGTGCGGAAGTCGACGAGGCTCACGGCCACCGCGACGGTCGACGAGTCGAGCTGGTCGCGGATGTTGCCGGGCGTCACGCGCCCGTGGTCGGTCTCGAGCCACTGCGGCGTCACGACCCCGAGCGCCTGCTGCGCGCGCACGGCCGCGTACGGGAGCGACGGGAACTCGCTCGGCGAGAGAGCCACACCGCCCGTGAGACCGAAGAGCGTGTGCATGAGGCCCTGGGTCGTGTTCGGCTGGAAGGCGATCTGGTCGGTGCGGAACCCGGTGAGCGCCGAGATCGCGTCGCGCACGCGCGCATCCTGCTCGTAGAACGACGCGAACGAGCCGAAGCGGCCTCCGCTGAGCACCGAGGTGAACGCGTCCATCTCGGCGCGCACGGTGTCGCCCATCGGCCCCGCCGAGGCGAAGTCGAGGTAGCCGGGCTCCTCGTGGAAGCGGGCGGCGAAGTCGTCGATCCCGAGCGTCATGGGCGGTCTCCCGTCGTGGTCACTGCCCGAAGCGGCGGTGCCGCGTCGCGTACGCGCGGAGGGCGCGCAGGAAGTCGACCTCGCGCAGGTCGGGGCCGAGCGCCTCCACGAAGTAGAACTCGCTGTGCGCCGACTGCCACAGCATGAAGTCGGAGAGGCGCTGCTCGCCCGAGGTGCGGATGATGAGGTCGGGATCCGGCTGGCCCTGCGTGTACAGGTGCTCGCCGATGAGCTCGGGGGTGAGGATCTCAGCGAGCTCCTCGACGCTGCCGCCCTTGTCGCCGTGGTCGCGCACGATGCTGCGCATGGCATCCGCGATCTCCCGCCGGCCGCCGTAGCCGACCGCGAGGTTGACGTGCAGTCCCGCGTTGCCAGAGGTGCGGTCCTCGGCGGCGCGCAGGGCGCCGACGAGCGGCTCGGGCAGGCCCTCGGTCGTGCCGACGTGCTGGATGCGCCAGTCGGCCGCGCGCGAGAGGTCGTCGGCGAGGTCGGCGATGATCTCGAACAGCTGGTCGAGCTCCTCGCTCGAGCGTCCCGTGAGGTTGTCGGTCGAGAGCAGGTAGATCGTGACGACGCGGATGCCGAGGTCGTCGCACCAGCCGAGGAACTCGCGCATCTTCTCGGCCCCGGCGCGATGCCCGTGGGCGGCCGTCTCGAGCGCGCGCTCGCGTGCCCAGCGGCGGTTACCGTCGATGATCATCGCGACGTGGTGCGGGAGGTTGGCGTTCTGCAGCTGGCGTCGCAGGCGCGCCTGGTAGAGGCCGTAGAGGACGCCCGTACCCCCGGGTCCCTGGCGCTCGCTCACGGAGCTACGGTACTCGACCCCGCGTGCGGCGGCGATGCAGCCCGCTCTCAGGATGCGGCATACGGCTCGCGCTATCGTCGCGACATGACTGCCGCGACCTCCCCTGAGGCGGAGGCGGAGCGCGAACCCGGCGCGAGCCTTCCCAACCTGCCGCTCCTCGAGGACGAGCTCGAGCATCCGCCCGTCGAGGTGAAGCCGCTGTGGCGCGGATGGCTGCACGCCGCGACCTTCCCGCTCGCGATCGCGGGCGGCATCATCCTCATCGCGCTCGCCGACGGCGCGCCCGCCAAGTGGGCGTCGGCCGTGTTCATGATGTGCTCGATGCTCCTGTTCGGCATCTCGGCCACCTACCACCGCTTCAACTGGACGCCGAAGGTGAAGGCGGTGTTCCGCCGCCTCGACCACGCCAACATCTTCCTGCTCATCGCGGGCACGTACACGCCGCTCGCGGTGTGCGCGCTCCCGACCGACAAGGCGATCGTGCTGCTGTCGATCGTGTGGGGCGGGGCGCTGCTCGGCATCGGCTTCCGCGTCTTCTGGCTCAAGGCGCCGCGCTGGCTCTACGTGCCGCTCTACATCGCGCTCGGCTGGGCAGCGATGATGTACATCGTCGACCTCGTCAACGCGAACGTCGCGATGATGGTGCTCGTGCTCGTCGGCGGCGTCGCCTACACCGTGGGCGCGGTGTTCTACGCGCTCAAGAAGCCCAACCCGGCGCCCGGCGTCTTCGGGTTCCACGAGCTGTTCCACGCGTGCACGGTCATCGCGTTCCTGTGCCACTGGACGGCGATCCTGCTGATCGTGCTGGATCCGGCATACGTCTGATCGTCGCTGGTTTCGACACGGCGCTGCGCGCCTACTCAACCAGCGGGGTGATCCGGGTGACCGCTGGTTGAGTAGCGCCGAAGGCGCGTGTCGAAACCAGCTCGACGTCTACTGCTTCTCGTCGTCCTTCTCGGCGGCAGCCGCCTCCTCTGCGTCGAGGCGCTCGGCGATGAGGGCGCGGTTGTTCACACGGCGGATGCGGCGCGTCAGGCTCACGAGCAGGAGGATCGTCGCGACGATGAGGCCGAGCGTCACCAGGAACCCCACGACGCCGGGCGTGACGAGGTTCGCGTCGACGCCGCTCGTCGGGCTGGGGGTGGGCGTCGCCGCCCAGAGGAGAGGGAGCACGGTCGGCCTTTCCGAAGCGAATAACCTGGGATCAAGCGTAATCGGCCCCCGGAGCACCCCATGACCCAGAACCTCGACGAGAGGTACGGCCGCACCCCCGCCCACCGGGCCCGGATGCGGCTCGTGGCGATCGCCGCGGCCGCGGGCGTCGCGGTCGTGGTCGTCGCGTGGGTCGTCTGGGTGGGCCTGCTCGGGCCGTCGGCGTCGATCGAGGCGAAGGACGTCGGATTCGGCGAGCTCACCGACACCTCGGTCGAGGTCCGCTGGCAGCTGACCGCCCCCGCGGGCGCCGAGGTCTCGTGCGCCGTGAAGGCCGTGAGCGAGAAGCACGCCGTCATCGGATGGCGCATCGTCGAGGTTCCGCCGTCGGACGAGGCGACCCGCCTGCTGCGCGCGACGCTGCGCACGAGCGAGCAGGCCGTGGGCGGCTCGGTGCACCGCTGCTGGCTCGCCGACGACGCCGCGGCGGCGGATGCGGTTCTCACCGATCTGTCCTAAGCTTTCCGGAACGCATCACCCTGTAGAGACCGGCCGAGTGCCGGTCTCGATTGTTTGTGAGGAGCACCATGCCCGAGACCACGACGTGGCTCACCCAGGAGTCCTACGACCGCCTGAAGGCGGAGCTGGCCGAGTTGGAGGGTCCCGCGCGCATCGACATCGCAAAGAAGATCGAGGCGGCGCGCGAGGAAGGCGACCTCAAGGAGAACGGCGGATACCACGCCGCGAAGGACGAGCAGGGCAAGATCGAGGCGCGCATCCGTCAGCTCACCGAGCTGCTGCGCACCGCCACCGTCGGCGAGGCGCCGGCCTCCGACGGCACGGTCGCGCCGGGAACGCTCGTGACGGCGAAGATCGCGGGTGACGAGACGACGTTCCTGCTCGGCAACCGCGAGATCGCGGCCGACAACGACGACCTCGACGTCTACCCCGAGTCGAGCCCCATCGGGCAGGCGATCCTCGGGCGCAAGCAGGGCGACAAGCTCAGCTACACGGCCCCCAACGGCCGCGACATCGCCGTCGAGATCGTGAAGGTCGAGCCCTACGCGGGCTGAGCCCTCTCCTCGCCTCGACGCTCGCGCTTGCCGCGGGCGACCTCGGTCGCGAGGGCGTCGAGCGGGTTGGCGAGCGGCGCGAGCGGATCGACGAGGGCCGTGAGCCACGCGCGCGCGGCGTCGACGGCATCCGGGTCGAGCGCGTAGAGGCGACGCGTGCCCTCGGCGCGCACCGTCAGCAGCCCCGCGTCTCGCAGCACGCGCAGGTGCTGCGAGACCGAGGGCTGCGAGATGGTGTGCACGCGCTGCACACCCTCGACGAGCGCGCCCGCGGGCTGCTCCCCCGCCGCCGCGAGGCGCACGATGAGCCGCCGCACGGGGTCGCCGAGCGCCTCGAAGACGGGGTCCGCGTGCGCGATCGACTCGGGCACGGCGCTCACGACTCGGGCGCCGCGGTCGTGTAGAAGGCGTAGGCGCCCTCGCCCGCGGCGCGCATGGCGTTCGGGTCCTCGCCCGCGGCGATCGCCGCATCCGTCCAGCCGTCGGCGGCGGCGCGGTAGAACGCGCGCCCCTCGTCGGTGAACGGCAGCTGCTCGGCCTCCTCGCCCGTGACGGTTTCGCCCGTCTCGACGTGCAGGCCGAGGCCCATGAGGGCGCCGTCCCAGCCGATGCCGACGGCGCCGGGACCGTAGACCGACCAGAACTCCTCGGGCACGTGCGCCTCGTGCACGAGCTCGAGCTCGGTTCCGGATGCGGTGGGGGCGAGCGTGACGGTGACCCACGAGGGCGCGCCCATCATCTCCCACGTGATGTCGAAGCGGCGCGGGGCGTCGCAGCGCTCGACCGTGCCGGAGGCGTTGCCCGTGAGCTCGTAGCGGCCGCCGACGCGGAGGTCGCCGCTGATGGGCAGGAACCAGCGCGGGATGCGCTCGGCGTCGGTGAGCGCGTTCCACAGGTCGTCGGGCGTCGTCGCGTACTCACGGCGGGCGACCGCGATGCGGGTGGGCGCGCCGTCGCGCTCCCCCGTGCGCAGCTCACGGGTGACGAGGCCGGCGACCTGTGCGGGGTTCTCGAGGAGGGTCATCGCCGCATCCTTTCTATAGGTTGCCGCCTATACTACCCCCGCGTCCCCGTCCGCGAAAGTACGTACTTCTCGCGAAAACGGCGACCTTCGGGGCGAAAAGTACGTACTCTCGCGGACCAGCGGGTCAGGCGTCGACGCGCGGCCGGTAGCCGGCCTCGCGCAGGCGACGCAGCACGAGCTCCGCGTGCTCGGCGCCGCGCGTCTCCATGTGGATCTCGATCTCCACCTCGCTGATGTTGAGACCGACCCCGTGCCGCGTGTGCAGCACCTCGACGACGTTCGCGTTCGCCTCCGCGATGAGCTCGGCGATGCGCGCGAGCTGACCCGGGCGGTCGGGAAGCGGGATGTTGACCTTGAGGTAGCGATGAGACGCCGCGAGACCGCGGCCGATGACGCGCTCCATGACCATCGGGTCGATGTTGCCGCCCGAGAGCAGGATCACGGTCGGGCCCTCGAGGGCGAGACGCCCCGAGAGCACGGCGGCCGTGCCCACCGCGCCGGCCGGCTCGACGACGAGCTTCGCGCGCTCGAGCAGCACGACGAGCGCCTGCGCGACGTCGTCATCCGGAACCGTCACGACGGTGTCGACCGCCTCGCGCACGATCGCGAAGTTGAGCTCGCCCGGCTTGCCCACAGCGATGCCGTCGGCGATCGTCGGCGAGGTCGGGATGGCGCACGGCTCTCCCGCCTCGAGCGAGGGCGGGTAGGCGGCAGCGTTCTCGGCCTGCACGCCCACGACCCGTACGCGGCGACCGAGCTCCGGCTCGAGCTGCGCGAACGCCGATGCGATGCCCGCGATGAGCCCGCCGCCGCCGATCGGCACGACGACATTCGCGACGTCGGCGACCTGGTCGAGGATCTCGAGCGCGAGCCCGCCCTGGCCGGCCACGACATCCGGGTGGTCGAAGGGCGGGATGAGCACAGCGCCCGTGCGCTCGGCGAACTCGGCGGCCGCCTGCAGCGTCTCGTCGACGACGTGCCCGTGCAGCACGACATCCGCACCGTAGTCGCGCGTCGCCTGCAGCTTCGGAAGGGCGACGCCGATGGGCATGAAGATCGTGGCGGCGATGCCGAGCTCGCGGGCCGCGAGCGCGACGCCCTGCGCGTGGTTGCCGGCGGAGGCCGCGACGACGCCGCGCTCACGCTCCTCGGCGGTCAGCTGCGAGAGGCGGTTGTAGGCTCCGCGAATCTTGTACGAGCCCGTGCGCTGCAGGTTCTCGGCCTTCAGGTGCACGGGCGAGCCGACGACCTCGGAGAGGAAGCGCGAGTACTCCATGGGGGTCACGGATGCGACCTCGGCGGCGCGCGCGCGGGCGGCGCGGATCTCGGCGAGGGAGGGGCCGGGCAGCTCAGTCACGGACGATGCGGCCTCTCGTGGGCGGGACGACATCCGCGACAGACGGATGCGGGTTGACGCGCCAATCGCCGCGAGCCATGTAGACGATCATGGCGTTGAGGGTGGCGACGAGCGGGACGGCGAAGAGGGCGCCCGGGATGCCGGCGAGGAAGCCGCCGGCCGCGACGACGATGACGACCGCGAGCGGGTGCACCTTGACGGCGTTGCCGACGAGGAACGGCTGCAGCACGTGACCCTCGAGCTGCTGCACGCCGATGACGATGAGCAGCATGACGAACGCCTGCCACGGCCCCATGAAGACGAGCGCGATGAACACCGCGAGCGCGCCCGACACGACCGCGCCGACGACGGGGATGAACGAGCCGAGGAACACGAGGATCGCGATCGGCACGACGAGCGGGAAGCCGTTGTAGAAGAGGCCCAGGATGAACGCGCCGAGGCCGATGCCGACGGCGTCGATGAAGGCGACGAGCACCTGCACGCGCACGAAGGTCGAGAGCGTGATCCAGCCGGCCTCGCCGCCGCCGATGAGCGCGGCGCGCGCCTTGCGCGGGAAGATGCGCACGATCCAGTGCCAGATGCCGCGGCCGTCGATGAGGATGAAGAGCGTCGCGAAGAGCACGAGCAGGAAGCCCGCGAGGAAATGGCCGAGGCCGCTGCTGACCGAGAGCGCGCCCGTCCACAGCGAGCTCGAGTCGGCCTGCAGCGCCTCGATGAACTGGTCGGCCCAGTTCTGGATGTCGGCTTCCGAGAGGTGCAGCGGCGACTCGAGCAGCCACGCCTTGAGCTCTTCCCAGCGCTCGAGCGTCTGCTCCTGCAGTGCGGGGTAGCCGCTCATGACGGTGCGGACGGTGAGCCACACGAGCCCGCCGATGACGGCGAGCACGCCGACCTCGCTCACTGCGATCGCGAGCCACTTGGGCCAGCGGTGCCTCTGGAGCCAGTTCGAGAACGGCACGAGGAGCGCCGCGAGGAGCATCGCGACCATGAGCGGCACGACGATGTAGCGCAGTTGGATGACGAGGAACACGATGAGCGCGAGAACACCCGCGATGACGAGGATGCGCCACGACCAGGCCGCGGCGATCCGCATCCCGGCCGGCATCGCATCCGCCACACGCGCGTCGACGGCGCGGCGTGCCTCCTCGTCGCGAGCACGGTCGCTGCGGAATCCGAAGGCCATTCGTCAAGTCTAGGCATCCCGTATTCCTCGACGCGCGTCGCGCAGCGATCACCGGGACGGCACGGAACGTTCACCTCCGGCGCACGGACCGGACACCGACGCTGCCTACCTTCGGCCCCGTCGCCACGAGCGCGACCGAGCACGAGCGCGGACCAGCGCGAGCGCTCGTCCACCGAGAGGAACAGCACCCATGACATCCCTTCTCCGCACGCCTCAGCTGACCGTCGGCCTCG
The Protaetiibacter sp. SSC-01 genome window above contains:
- a CDS encoding SRPBCC family protein: MTLLENPAQVAGLVTRELRTGERDGAPTRIAVARREYATTPDDLWNALTDAERIPRWFLPISGDLRVGGRYELTGNASGTVERCDAPRRFDITWEMMGAPSWVTVTLAPTASGTELELVHEAHVPEEFWSVYGPGAVGIGWDGALMGLGLHVETGETVTGEEAEQLPFTDEGRAFYRAAADGWTDAAIAAGEDPNAMRAAGEGAYAFYTTAAPES
- a CDS encoding DUF4307 domain-containing protein, which codes for MTQNLDERYGRTPAHRARMRLVAIAAAAGVAVVVVAWVVWVGLLGPSASIEAKDVGFGELTDTSVEVRWQLTAPAGAEVSCAVKAVSEKHAVIGWRIVEVPPSDEATRLLRATLRTSEQAVGGSVHRCWLADDAAAADAVLTDLS
- a CDS encoding hemolysin III family protein, encoding MTAATSPEAEAEREPGASLPNLPLLEDELEHPPVEVKPLWRGWLHAATFPLAIAGGIILIALADGAPAKWASAVFMMCSMLLFGISATYHRFNWTPKVKAVFRRLDHANIFLLIAGTYTPLAVCALPTDKAIVLLSIVWGGALLGIGFRVFWLKAPRWLYVPLYIALGWAAMMYIVDLVNANVAMMVLVLVGGVAYTVGAVFYALKKPNPAPGVFGFHELFHACTVIAFLCHWTAILLIVLDPAYV
- a CDS encoding helix-turn-helix transcriptional regulator, whose translation is MSAVPESIAHADPVFEALGDPVRRLIVRLAAAGEQPAGALVEGVQRVHTISQPSVSQHLRVLRDAGLLTVRAEGTRRLYALDPDAVDAARAWLTALVDPLAPLANPLDALATEVARGKRERRGEERAQPA
- a CDS encoding AI-2E family transporter translates to MAFGFRSDRARDEEARRAVDARVADAMPAGMRIAAAWSWRILVIAGVLALIVFLVIQLRYIVVPLMVAMLLAALLVPFSNWLQRHRWPKWLAIAVSEVGVLAVIGGLVWLTVRTVMSGYPALQEQTLERWEELKAWLLESPLHLSEADIQNWADQFIEALQADSSSLWTGALSVSSGLGHFLAGFLLVLFATLFILIDGRGIWHWIVRIFPRKARAALIGGGEAGWITLSTFVRVQVLVAFIDAVGIGLGAFILGLFYNGFPLVVPIAILVFLGSFIPVVGAVVSGALAVFIALVFMGPWQAFVMLLIVIGVQQLEGHVLQPFLVGNAVKVHPLAVVIVVAAGGFLAGIPGALFAVPLVATLNAMIVYMARGDWRVNPHPSVADVVPPTRGRIVRD
- the greA gene encoding transcription elongation factor GreA, which codes for MPETTTWLTQESYDRLKAELAELEGPARIDIAKKIEAAREEGDLKENGGYHAAKDEQGKIEARIRQLTELLRTATVGEAPASDGTVAPGTLVTAKIAGDETTFLLGNREIAADNDDLDVYPESSPIGQAILGRKQGDKLSYTAPNGRDIAVEIVKVEPYAG
- a CDS encoding PhoH family protein, with product MPALDKPQQKSTTVAARTRKQGERTYVLDTSVLLADPRSLYRFAEHSVVLPVVVITELEAKRHDPEIGYFARQALRLLDDLRVEHERLDFPIAVGDAGGTLRVELNHSNMSVLPSGMQLNDNDSRILAVAMNLANDGLDVVVVSKDLPLRVKAASIGLAAEEYRAELAVDSGWTGLAELEISAEQMAELYDSETLVSRQVQDLPVNTSLVIHSDRGSALGRVTGRGELKLVRGDRDVFGVHGRSAEQRLAIDLLLDPEVGIVSLGGRAGTGKSALALCAGLEAVLEKQQHRKIMVFRPLYAVGGQELGYLPGDKEEKMSPWGQAVFDTLGALVSDNVLEEVIERGMLEVLPLTHIRGRSLHDAFVIVDEAQSLERNVLLTVLSRIGQNSRVVLTHDVAQRDNLRVGRHDGVASVIETLKGNALFGHITLTRSERSAIAALVTELLEPAELA
- the ilvA gene encoding threonine ammonia-lyase, which codes for MSSRPREAASSVTELPGPSLAEIRAARARAAEVASVTPMEYSRFLSEVVGSPVHLKAENLQRTGSYKIRGAYNRLSQLTAEERERGVVAASAGNHAQGVALAARELGIAATIFMPIGVALPKLQATRDYGADVVLHGHVVDETLQAAAEFAERTGAVLIPPFDHPDVVAGQGGLALEILDQVADVANVVVPIGGGGLIAGIASAFAQLEPELGRRVRVVGVQAENAAAYPPSLEAGEPCAIPTSPTIADGIAVGKPGELNFAIVREAVDTVVTVPDDDVAQALVVLLERAKLVVEPAGAVGTAAVLSGRLALEGPTVILLSGGNIDPMVMERVIGRGLAASHRYLKVNIPLPDRPGQLARIAELIAEANANVVEVLHTRHGVGLNISEVEIEIHMETRGAEHAELVLRRLREAGYRPRVDA
- a CDS encoding isoprenyl transferase, whose amino-acid sequence is MSERQGPGGTGVLYGLYQARLRRQLQNANLPHHVAMIIDGNRRWARERALETAAHGHRAGAEKMREFLGWCDDLGIRVVTIYLLSTDNLTGRSSEELDQLFEIIADLADDLSRAADWRIQHVGTTEGLPEPLVGALRAAEDRTSGNAGLHVNLAVGYGGRREIADAMRSIVRDHGDKGGSVEELAEILTPELIGEHLYTQGQPDPDLIIRTSGEQRLSDFMLWQSAHSEFYFVEALGPDLREVDFLRALRAYATRHRRFGQ
- a CDS encoding aminotransferase class V-fold PLP-dependent enzyme; the encoded protein is MTLGIDDFAARFHEEPGYLDFASAGPMGDTVRAEMDAFTSVLSGGRFGSFASFYEQDARVRDAISALTGFRTDQIAFQPNTTQGLMHTLFGLTGGVALSPSEFPSLPYAAVRAQQALGVVTPQWLETDHGRVTPGNIRDQLDSSTVAVAVSLVDFRTGHLVDLEGLRQVIGDRLLIVDAIQGFGVVDAPYEVADVVVAGGQKWVRAGWGTGFLALSDRALDHLTPVWSGFPASERVGLTLDEVLAPASDARAYTVSNPDWIAMARFAAALEEIAEVGVAEINARIAQRVSDIIDVADEFALPVLSPRAENERAGIVVVEPDPDQLTVLSAALHNHGVSVTTRGGTVRLSAHVSTDADSLTLLRSALLSFATASAAR